In Fusobacterium varium, one DNA window encodes the following:
- a CDS encoding response regulator transcription factor, with protein sequence MKKILVIDDEWKIRKLIKDYLVREGYSVDEAGDGEEGLELFFKNNYDIVILDIMMPKIDGWSVCRKIREESQVPIIMLTARADESDQLFGFELETDEYMVKPFNPKLLVAKVKALFRRDGKIAEKACLQFGDLVVDTSKREVRLGDVVLELTPKEYDLLYFFIENKGLALSREKILNSVWGWDYFGDSRTVDTHIKRLRKKIGDDFIQTVRGFGYKFEVEK encoded by the coding sequence ATGAAGAAAATATTAGTAATTGATGATGAATGGAAGATAAGAAAGTTAATAAAGGACTATTTAGTTCGTGAAGGTTATAGTGTAGATGAGGCAGGAGATGGAGAAGAGGGATTGGAGCTTTTCTTTAAAAATAACTATGATATAGTAATTCTTGATATAATGATGCCAAAAATTGATGGTTGGAGTGTATGTAGAAAAATAAGAGAGGAATCTCAAGTGCCAATAATAATGTTGACAGCAAGAGCAGATGAGAGTGATCAACTTTTTGGATTTGAACTTGAAACGGATGAGTATATGGTAAAACCTTTTAATCCAAAACTATTGGTGGCAAAGGTTAAAGCTCTATTTAGAAGAGATGGAAAGATAGCTGAAAAAGCTTGTTTACAATTTGGAGATTTAGTTGTAGATACTTCTAAGAGAGAGGTAAGATTAGGTGATGTAGTTTTAGAATTAACACCTAAAGAGTATGATCTTCTATATTTCTTTATTGAAAATAAGGGGCTAGCTCTTTCAAGAGAGAAAATTTTAAACTCTGTATGGGGTTGGGATTATTTTGGAGATTCAAGAACTGTTGATACACACATAAAAAGATTGAGAAAGAAAATAGGAGATGATTTTATTCAAACAGTAAGAGGGTTTGGATATAAATTCGAGGTAGAGAAATGA
- a CDS encoding metal-sensing transcriptional repressor, whose protein sequence is MEKLKNSCTGKGCINKSCPDFKKKIESRINRIEGQIRGIGRMLENKVSCDEVLNQISSVKSALNGVAKLILESHIRNCVVNDIKAGEENITISELVYTLNKMIDKSNKKIKEEFPEIVRKIEIEVGKIKALVEAEHCNDILNEISNVKGEIDGLSKKILESHIKNCVVKGIKAGEENKVITDLLYTLNKMIK, encoded by the coding sequence ATGGAAAAATTAAAAAATTCTTGTACAGGAAAAGGGTGTATAAATAAAAGTTGTCCTGATTTTAAAAAGAAGATAGAATCAAGAATAAATAGAATAGAGGGGCAAATAAGAGGAATAGGAAGAATGTTAGAAAACAAGGTAAGTTGTGATGAGGTCTTAAATCAAATTTCCTCTGTAAAATCTGCTCTCAATGGTGTAGCAAAACTTATACTTGAATCACATATTAGAAACTGTGTAGTTAATGATATTAAAGCAGGAGAAGAAAATATTACAATATCAGAATTAGTGTATACTTTAAATAAGATGATAGATAAGAGTAATAAGAAGATAAAAGAGGAATTCCCAGAAATAGTACGAAAAATAGAAATAGAAGTAGGAAAGATTAAAGCTTTAGTTGAAGCTGAACATTGTAATGACATTCTTAATGAGATCTCAAACGTAAAAGGAGAGATAGATGGGCTTTCTAAAAAGATACTTGAGTCACATATAAAAAATTGTGTAGTAAAAGGTATCAAAGCAGGAGAAGAAAATAAGGTTATTACAGATCTTTTATATACTTTGAACAAAATGATTAAATAA
- a CDS encoding N-glycosylase/DNA lyase → MKKNEYFYEIEKIYKEKQKDIEKRLKEFKEIWEKGSNEDIHAELSFCILTPQSKAVNAWKAITTLRENGLLFNGSAEDIVEYLNIVRFKNNKAKYLVALREQMQNEKGEMITKDFFNSITDVKKKREWIVKNIKGMAYKEAGHFLRNVGFGKEIAILDRHILKNLVKLEVIEDVPKSLTPKLYLEIEEKMKAYCKFISIPMDSLDLLLWYKEAGEIFK, encoded by the coding sequence ATGAAAAAAAATGAGTATTTCTACGAGATAGAAAAAATATATAAAGAGAAACAAAAAGATATAGAAAAGAGATTAAAAGAATTTAAAGAGATATGGGAGAAAGGGAGTAATGAAGATATTCATGCAGAACTTTCTTTCTGTATCCTTACTCCCCAATCAAAAGCTGTAAATGCTTGGAAAGCTATAACTACATTGAGAGAAAATGGTTTATTATTCAATGGAAGTGCTGAAGATATTGTTGAATATCTTAATATAGTTAGATTTAAAAATAATAAGGCTAAGTATTTAGTTGCTCTAAGAGAGCAGATGCAAAATGAAAAGGGAGAGATGATTACTAAAGATTTTTTCAATTCTATTACTGATGTAAAAAAGAAGAGAGAATGGATAGTAAAAAACATAAAAGGAATGGCATATAAAGAAGCAGGGCATTTTTTAAGAAATGTAGGTTTTGGAAAAGAAATTGCTATTTTAGATAGACATATTTTAAAAAATCTAGTAAAATTAGAAGTAATAGAAGATGTTCCTAAGTCTTTAACCCCTAAATTATATTTAGAGATTGAAGAAAAAATGAAAGCTTATTGTAAATTTATAAGTATTCCAATGGATAGTTTAGATTTACTTCTGTGGTATAAAGAAGCAGGAGAAATATTTAAATAA
- the atoD gene encoding acetate CoA-transferase subunit alpha — MKNKLVTMEEAVSHVKDGMTVFIGGFLGVGTPEKIIDALIEKGVKDLTVIGNDTGYPDRGIGRLVVNNQVKKVIASHIGTNPETGRRMHTGEMEVELVPQGTLAERIRCGGNGLGGFLTPTGVGTIVQEGKEVITVDGKDYLLEKPLKADVALLNGSIVDELGNIIYAKTTKNFNPMMATAADTVIVFAENLVKAGEIDPDHVMTSRIFVDYIVK; from the coding sequence ATGAAAAACAAATTAGTTACAATGGAAGAAGCTGTATCTCATGTAAAAGATGGAATGACAGTTTTTATTGGAGGATTCTTAGGTGTTGGAACTCCTGAAAAAATAATCGATGCACTAATAGAAAAAGGAGTAAAAGACCTTACAGTTATTGGAAATGATACTGGATACCCTGACAGAGGAATAGGAAGATTAGTTGTAAACAATCAAGTAAAAAAAGTAATTGCTTCTCATATCGGAACAAACCCTGAAACTGGTAGAAGAATGCACACTGGAGAAATGGAAGTAGAACTAGTTCCACAAGGTACTCTAGCTGAAAGAATCAGATGTGGAGGAAATGGACTAGGAGGATTCCTTACACCTACAGGAGTAGGAACAATAGTACAAGAAGGAAAAGAAGTTATAACAGTAGATGGAAAAGACTATCTATTAGAAAAACCTCTAAAAGCAGATGTAGCTTTACTTAATGGTTCAATAGTAGACGAACTAGGAAACATAATTTATGCTAAAACTACTAAAAACTTTAACCCTATGATGGCAACTGCTGCAGATACAGTTATAGTTTTTGCTGAAAACTTAGTAAAAGCAGGAGAAATTGATCCAGATCACGTAATGACATCAAGAATATTCGTAGACTACATAGTAAAATAG
- the miaB gene encoding tRNA (N6-isopentenyl adenosine(37)-C2)-methylthiotransferase MiaB, whose protein sequence is MKKASIITYGCQMNVNESAKIKKIFQNLGYEITENIDETDVAFLNTCTVREGAATQIYGKLGELKHIREQRGTIIGVTGCFAQEQGKELLKKFPYIDIIMGNQNIGRIPQALDDIEHKTSKHLVYTDCEDELPPRLDAEFDSKKTASISITYGCNNFCSYCIVPYVRGRERSVPLQEIIHDVKQYVEKGYKEIILLGQNVNSYGKEFKNGDNFAKLLEEICKVEGDFIVRFVSPHPRDFTDEVIDVIAKNEKIARSLHLPLQSGSTRVLKMMNRGYSKEQYIALANKIKERIPGVALTADIIVGFPGETEEDFLDTLDVVRQIQFENSFMFMYSIRRGTKAATMDNQIDPEVKKDRLQRLIEVQNQCSLAESESYKGKTVRVLVEGESKKNKEVLTGRTSTNKIVLFKGDKVLEGTFVNVKINDCKTWTLYGEIVE, encoded by the coding sequence GTGAAAAAAGCTTCAATCATAACTTATGGTTGTCAAATGAACGTAAATGAAAGTGCAAAAATAAAGAAGATATTTCAAAATTTAGGATATGAAATAACTGAAAATATAGATGAAACAGATGTAGCTTTTCTTAATACATGTACAGTAAGAGAGGGAGCAGCTACACAAATATATGGAAAATTAGGTGAATTAAAACATATAAGAGAACAAAGAGGAACAATAATAGGTGTAACTGGTTGTTTTGCTCAAGAACAGGGAAAAGAGTTGCTAAAGAAATTCCCATATATTGATATAATAATGGGAAATCAAAATATAGGAAGAATTCCTCAAGCTTTAGATGATATTGAACATAAGACATCAAAGCATCTAGTATATACTGATTGTGAAGATGAATTACCACCAAGATTAGATGCAGAATTCGATTCAAAGAAAACAGCTTCAATTTCAATCACTTATGGTTGTAACAATTTCTGTTCATACTGTATCGTACCTTATGTAAGAGGTAGAGAGAGATCAGTTCCACTTCAAGAGATAATTCATGATGTAAAACAATATGTTGAAAAAGGTTATAAAGAGATAATATTACTTGGACAAAATGTAAATTCATATGGAAAAGAGTTTAAAAATGGAGATAACTTTGCAAAACTTTTAGAAGAGATTTGTAAAGTTGAAGGAGATTTTATAGTAAGATTTGTTTCTCCACATCCTAGAGATTTTACAGATGAAGTTATAGATGTAATAGCTAAAAATGAAAAGATAGCTAGATCTTTACATCTTCCACTACAATCAGGTTCAACAAGAGTATTAAAAATGATGAATAGAGGATACAGTAAAGAACAATATATAGCTTTAGCTAATAAGATAAAAGAGAGAATACCTGGAGTAGCTTTAACAGCTGATATTATAGTTGGATTCCCTGGAGAAACAGAGGAAGATTTCTTAGATACTTTAGATGTTGTAAGACAGATTCAATTTGAAAATTCATTTATGTTTATGTACTCTATAAGAAGGGGAACAAAAGCAGCAACAATGGACAATCAAATTGATCCTGAAGTGAAAAAAGATAGACTTCAAAGATTGATTGAGGTACAAAATCAATGTTCTCTAGCAGAGAGTGAAAGCTATAAAGGTAAAACTGTTAGAGTTTTAGTAGAGGGAGAAAGTAAGAAGAACAAAGAGGTTTTAACAGGAAGAACATCTACTAATAAGATAGTTTTATTTAAAGGAGATAAAGTTTTAGAAGGAACTTTTGTAAATGTAAAGATAAATGATTGCAAAACTTGGACTTTATATGGTGAAATTGTAGAATAG
- the rho gene encoding transcription termination factor Rho encodes MEKLDEFLLKELQEIAKQLGIVYKSGTKKAELKNLIAEDIHEKEGMDIAWGTLEVLTDGYGFLRNTSLEKDIYVSASQIRKFKMRTDDRVVGEVRSSVEDDRNYALRRVLLVNNGTLEEAEARVPFEDLVPAYPTERFILETDKENISGRIIDLIAPIGKGQRALIIAPPKAGKTMLISSIANAMLAKDKNAEVWILLIDERPEEVTDIKENVTGAKVYASTFDEDPKNHTKVTETILEKAKRKVENGENIVILMDSLTRLARAYNIVMPSSGKLISGGIDPTALYYPKNFFGTARNIRGGGSLTIIATVLVDTGSKMDDIIYEEFKSTGNCDIHLDRNLAELRIFPAIDIQRSGTRKEELLIPKEKLESIWSIRRYLADFDRATAAKKLIDTIKSTESNDKLLEIYDKGDKRGKNEI; translated from the coding sequence ATAGAAAAGCTAGATGAATTTCTTTTAAAAGAACTTCAAGAGATAGCAAAGCAGCTGGGGATAGTATATAAATCGGGGACAAAGAAAGCTGAATTAAAAAATTTAATAGCAGAAGATATCCACGAAAAAGAGGGAATGGATATAGCTTGGGGGACATTAGAAGTACTTACTGATGGGTATGGGTTTTTAAGAAATACAAGCTTAGAAAAAGATATCTATGTGTCTGCTTCACAAATTAGAAAATTTAAGATGAGAACAGATGATAGAGTAGTTGGAGAGGTAAGATCTAGTGTTGAAGATGATAGAAACTATGCTTTAAGAAGAGTTTTGTTAGTGAATAATGGAACTTTAGAAGAGGCAGAAGCTAGAGTACCTTTTGAAGATCTTGTACCAGCTTATCCTACTGAAAGATTTATTTTGGAAACAGATAAAGAAAATATTTCTGGAAGAATAATAGATCTTATTGCTCCAATAGGAAAGGGACAGAGAGCATTGATAATAGCTCCACCAAAAGCTGGGAAAACAATGTTAATAAGTAGCATAGCAAATGCAATGTTAGCAAAAGATAAAAATGCAGAGGTTTGGATTCTTTTAATAGATGAAAGACCAGAAGAGGTTACAGATATAAAAGAAAATGTAACAGGTGCAAAAGTGTATGCTTCTACCTTTGATGAAGATCCTAAAAATCACACTAAAGTTACAGAAACAATACTTGAAAAGGCTAAAAGAAAAGTAGAAAATGGAGAAAATATTGTTATTCTTATGGATTCATTGACAAGATTAGCAAGAGCTTATAATATAGTGATGCCATCAAGTGGAAAACTAATTTCAGGAGGAATAGATCCAACAGCACTTTACTATCCTAAAAACTTTTTTGGAACAGCAAGAAATATTAGAGGTGGAGGAAGCCTTACTATAATAGCTACAGTTTTAGTAGATACTGGAAGTAAGATGGATGATATAATCTATGAAGAGTTTAAATCTACAGGAAACTGTGATATACATTTAGATAGAAATTTGGCAGAATTGAGAATATTTCCGGCCATAGATATTCAACGTTCTGGAACAAGAAAAGAAGAGCTTTTAATTCCAAAGGAAAAGCTAGAAAGTATTTGGAGTATTAGAAGATATTTAGCAGATTTTGACAGAGCAACTGCTGCAAAGAAACTTATAGATACAATAAAAAGTACTGAAAGTAATGATAAGCTCTTAGAAATATATGATAAAGGGGATAAGAGGGGTAAGAATGAAATCTAA
- a CDS encoding CoA transferase subunit B produces MELDKKTTREYIAKRVAQEFRDGYVVNLGIGLPTLVANYVPEGMDVVFQSENGIIGVGAAPEAGKEDKDMINAGGGFVTVLPGAQFFDSATSFGIIRGGHVDATVLGALQVDKKGNLANWMVPGKMVPGMGGAMDLVVGAKEVIVAMEHTSKGAVKILDECTLPLTAVGVVDLIITEKGVIKVTPEGLVITEVSPYSSIEDIKASTGTELKVADDVKILTL; encoded by the coding sequence ATGGAATTAGATAAAAAAACAACAAGAGAATATATAGCAAAAAGAGTTGCTCAAGAATTTAGAGATGGATACGTAGTAAACTTAGGAATAGGATTACCTACATTAGTAGCTAACTATGTACCAGAAGGAATGGATGTAGTATTCCAATCAGAAAACGGAATTATAGGAGTAGGAGCTGCTCCAGAAGCTGGAAAAGAAGATAAAGATATGATCAATGCTGGAGGAGGATTTGTAACTGTTCTTCCAGGAGCACAATTCTTTGACTCAGCTACTTCATTTGGAATTATCAGAGGAGGACACGTAGACGCTACTGTTCTAGGAGCTCTTCAAGTAGATAAAAAAGGAAACTTAGCTAACTGGATGGTACCAGGAAAAATGGTTCCAGGAATGGGTGGAGCTATGGACCTAGTTGTTGGAGCGAAAGAAGTTATAGTTGCTATGGAACATACTTCAAAAGGAGCAGTAAAAATTCTTGATGAATGTACTCTTCCACTAACAGCTGTTGGTGTAGTAGACTTAATCATCACTGAAAAAGGTGTTATTAAAGTAACTCCAGAAGGATTAGTAATTACTGAAGTAAGTCCTTACTCTTCAATTGAAGATATAAAAGCATCAACTGGAACTGAATTAAAAGTTGCTGATGATGTAAAAATCTTAACTCTTTAA
- a CDS encoding GHKL domain-containing protein, translating to MKIRWKIFFLMFSVVLMIILGLMVTNTIYLEKFYIKNKKEKLVELGQILIDPKYVIDFQNLEMHSNVAILIKRTDELYKLEKEAVLPKEEIEEIIVSLKNREYIFKEITLLDYRGKVLILFMPYMKDRYIEIITPLSFIQEGLEISTRYHLLIIVLALIIGSSMSFVFSKKMTDPILELKEITQRISLLDFNIKFEKERKDEIGELGYAINKMGGTLEKNIDEINKVNKKLMEDIENEKRLDKLRKEFIASVSHELKTPIAIIQGYAQGLMENIAETEEDRNFYCEIIVEESLKMDSLVKELLLITQMDSGYFKIEKEEVDLYQMIKDIRDKYSSKSREIKYIGEKNIFAYCDEKYIDRVLENLVVNALKYSTGDREVTITVDDIENKYKIIISNESENLSEDDLENIWTPFYRVNKARDRDGHGLGLAIVRGILENHKSAFGVYITEKNTINFWFELEKSSLDSYKKNDNEDIEEI from the coding sequence ATGAAGATAAGATGGAAAATATTTTTCCTTATGTTTAGTGTTGTATTGATGATTATATTAGGATTGATGGTTACTAATACAATATACTTAGAAAAATTTTATATAAAGAATAAAAAGGAAAAGTTAGTTGAATTGGGGCAAATTTTAATTGATCCTAAATATGTTATAGATTTTCAAAATTTAGAGATGCACTCAAATGTAGCAATTTTAATCAAAAGAACAGATGAATTATATAAATTAGAAAAGGAAGCAGTATTACCTAAGGAAGAGATTGAAGAAATAATAGTTAGTTTAAAAAATAGAGAGTATATTTTTAAAGAGATAACACTTCTTGATTATAGAGGAAAAGTTTTAATATTGTTTATGCCTTATATGAAGGATAGATATATTGAGATTATAACTCCACTTAGCTTTATTCAAGAGGGATTAGAGATATCAACACGTTATCATCTTTTAATAATAGTTCTAGCGTTGATTATTGGTTCTTCAATGTCCTTTGTATTTTCCAAAAAAATGACAGATCCTATTTTAGAATTAAAAGAGATCACTCAAAGAATATCACTTCTTGATTTTAATATTAAATTTGAAAAAGAGAGAAAAGATGAGATAGGAGAGTTGGGATATGCCATCAATAAAATGGGTGGAACTCTTGAAAAAAATATTGATGAAATCAATAAAGTTAATAAAAAGTTGATGGAAGATATAGAAAATGAAAAGAGATTGGATAAACTTAGAAAAGAGTTTATTGCCAGTGTTAGCCATGAACTTAAAACACCTATTGCAATTATTCAAGGATATGCTCAAGGATTAATGGAGAATATAGCTGAAACTGAAGAGGATAGAAATTTCTATTGTGAAATTATAGTTGAAGAAAGTTTGAAGATGGACTCTCTTGTAAAAGAACTACTTCTTATAACTCAAATGGATTCTGGGTATTTCAAAATTGAGAAAGAGGAAGTTGATCTATATCAAATGATAAAAGATATCAGAGATAAATATAGCTCTAAAAGTAGAGAAATTAAATATATTGGTGAAAAAAATATTTTTGCTTATTGTGATGAAAAATATATAGATAGAGTTTTAGAAAATCTTGTAGTAAATGCTCTTAAATACTCTACTGGAGATAGAGAGGTAACTATAACTGTTGACGATATTGAAAATAAATATAAAATTATTATTAGTAATGAAAGTGAAAATTTATCAGAAGATGATTTAGAAAATATTTGGACACCTTTCTATCGAGTAAACAAGGCTAGAGATAGAGATGGACATGGTTTAGGACTTGCTATTGTAAGGGGAATTTTAGAAAATCATAAGAGTGCTTTTGGTGTATATATAACAGAAAAAAATACAATAAACTTTTGGTTTGAGTTAGAAAAATCTAGTCTAGATTCATATAAAAAAAATGATAATGAAGATATAGAAGAAATCTGA
- a CDS encoding short-chain fatty acid transporter, with product MSTKANSNAFKRFTSFCVSIMQKYLPDPYIFCALLTFIVFVGTMVFTKQTPMAIIGHWTKGFWSLLAFSMQMALVLVTGHTMASSKVFKNLLSSMASKLSTPRQAIVVVTIVSTVACILNWGFGLVIGAIFAKEIAKKVKGVDYRLLIASAYTGFLVWHGGLSGSIPLQIASDNPAALAKQTAGAITANIPTSETLFSPMNIFIICGLLIMLPLLNRAMYPADDEVVTVDPKLLAEFEEEPINREHMTPAERIENSKVVSIILGIMGWVYIIQYFITKGFNLNLNLVNFIFLFTGIILHGTPRKFIDAFGEATKGASGILLQFPFYAGIMGIMTGTNADGVSLAILMSNFFVNISTPTTFPIFSFWSAGLVNFFVPSGGGQWAVQAPIVMPAGLKIGVSAAKSAMAIAWGDAWTNMIQPFWALPALGIAGLGAKDIMGYCLIVLICSGFVISAGFLLF from the coding sequence ATGAGTACAAAAGCAAACTCAAATGCATTTAAGAGATTTACATCATTTTGTGTTTCTATAATGCAAAAATACTTACCAGATCCTTATATATTCTGTGCATTGTTAACTTTCATAGTATTTGTAGGGACAATGGTATTTACAAAACAAACACCAATGGCGATCATAGGTCACTGGACAAAAGGATTCTGGTCTTTACTAGCATTTTCTATGCAAATGGCATTAGTACTAGTAACAGGACATACAATGGCTAGTTCAAAGGTTTTCAAAAATCTATTATCTAGTATGGCTTCAAAATTATCTACACCTAGACAAGCAATTGTTGTAGTAACAATCGTTTCAACAGTAGCATGTATTTTAAACTGGGGATTTGGATTAGTTATAGGTGCAATTTTTGCAAAAGAGATAGCTAAAAAAGTAAAAGGAGTAGATTACAGACTTCTTATTGCTTCAGCTTATACAGGATTCTTAGTGTGGCATGGAGGACTTTCAGGGTCAATTCCTCTACAAATAGCAAGTGATAATCCAGCAGCATTAGCAAAACAAACTGCAGGAGCAATTACAGCTAATATTCCTACAAGTGAAACACTATTTTCACCAATGAATATATTTATTATTTGTGGATTATTAATTATGCTTCCTTTATTAAATAGAGCTATGTATCCAGCTGATGATGAAGTAGTTACAGTTGATCCAAAACTACTAGCTGAATTTGAAGAAGAGCCAATTAATCGTGAACATATGACTCCAGCTGAAAGAATTGAAAACAGTAAAGTAGTTTCAATTATTTTAGGAATTATGGGATGGGTATATATTATTCAATACTTTATTACAAAAGGATTTAACTTAAACCTTAACTTAGTTAACTTTATATTCCTATTTACAGGAATTATTCTTCATGGAACTCCTAGAAAGTTCATAGATGCTTTTGGAGAAGCTACTAAAGGGGCATCAGGAATCCTTCTACAATTCCCATTCTATGCAGGAATCATGGGAATTATGACTGGAACAAATGCTGATGGAGTATCTCTAGCAATATTAATGTCAAACTTCTTTGTTAATATTTCTACTCCAACAACTTTCCCAATCTTCTCATTCTGGAGTGCAGGATTAGTAAACTTCTTCGTACCTTCTGGAGGAGGACAATGGGCAGTTCAAGCTCCTATCGTTATGCCAGCAGGATTAAAAATTGGAGTAAGTGCTGCTAAATCAGCTATGGCTATTGCTTGGGGAGATGCTTGGACAAATATGATTCAACCGTTCTGGGCTTTACCAGCATTAGGAATTGCAGGACTAGGAGCTAAAGATATTATGGGATACTGCCTAATAGTATTAATCTGTTCAGGATTTGTTATTTCAGCAGGATTCCTATTATTCTAG
- a CDS encoding M23 family metallopeptidase — protein sequence MKSKLKIFLLLSVAFYFGIELLNPFKEEVVDLKKFTDYYEETNEENGGVSVLADSFYTFEKEYNFPNEYKSLEKIKGTEDGKAETTEVVEEGIVVEDTKSEKKIPEKREYIVKEGDTISEIASLNGMTMDMLLANNPNISVKNLKIGQKLTVVSENGIFYKVEKGDSLYKIASKFKMKVDDILAYNEVEEKSLKIGQSIFLKNPDLKALNRSSGKKSGGSSSGTVVASAGFRYPVEYRGVNSPYGSRFHPVLKRYIFHSGVDLKARYVPLRAAQSGRVSFAGYMNGYGKIIILKHSSGYETRYAHLDKIGVKVGQNVNKGELIGKTGMSGRVTGPHLHFEIRKNGKTQNPMSHLGKK from the coding sequence ATGAAATCTAAATTAAAAATATTTTTATTATTGTCAGTTGCTTTTTACTTTGGAATAGAGTTATTAAATCCTTTTAAAGAAGAGGTAGTAGATTTAAAAAAATTTACAGATTACTATGAGGAAACTAATGAGGAAAATGGAGGAGTTTCTGTATTAGCAGATAGCTTTTATACATTTGAGAAAGAGTATAATTTTCCAAATGAATATAAATCATTAGAGAAGATAAAGGGAACAGAGGATGGGAAAGCTGAAACAACAGAGGTTGTAGAGGAAGGAATAGTAGTAGAAGATACTAAATCAGAAAAGAAAATTCCTGAAAAAAGAGAGTATATAGTTAAAGAGGGGGATACAATTTCTGAAATTGCTTCTCTTAATGGAATGACTATGGATATGCTACTTGCTAACAATCCTAATATCTCTGTAAAAAATTTAAAGATAGGGCAAAAGTTAACTGTTGTATCTGAGAATGGAATTTTTTATAAAGTTGAAAAGGGAGATTCTCTTTACAAGATAGCATCTAAATTTAAAATGAAGGTAGATGATATTCTTGCATATAATGAAGTAGAAGAGAAAAGTTTAAAGATAGGACAAAGTATATTTCTAAAAAATCCAGACTTAAAAGCTTTAAATAGAAGTTCTGGAAAGAAAAGTGGTGGATCATCAAGTGGAACTGTTGTAGCTTCAGCAGGATTTAGATATCCAGTTGAATATAGAGGAGTAAACAGTCCATATGGAAGTAGATTTCATCCTGTTTTAAAAAGATATATATTCCATTCAGGAGTTGATTTAAAAGCTAGATATGTTCCTCTTCGTGCAGCACAAAGTGGAAGAGTTAGTTTTGCAGGATATATGAATGGTTATGGAAAAATAATAATACTTAAACACTCTTCAGGATATGAGACAAGATATGCTCATCTTGATAAAATAGGTGTAAAAGTAGGGCAAAATGTTAATAAGGGAGAGTTAATAGGAAAAACTGGAATGTCAGGAAGAGTAACAGGGCCTCATCTGCATTTTGAAATTAGAAAAAATGGAAAAACACAAAATCCAATGAGTCATCTTGGAAAAAAATAA